The Fortiea contorta PCC 7126 genome has a segment encoding these proteins:
- a CDS encoding SRPBCC family protein, translated as MTITSTDALNPNQSEAGELERWASLIGGGALVLMGLKQRSLRGTLMALAGGGLMYQGATKQSTIQQTQELTGMNKPIKVEKTVTINKPADELYRFWHNFENLPTFMQHLKSVKVYNQTRSHWIANAPLGNSVEWDADILEDRENELISWASIPGADIENSGFVRFQKAPGERGTQVKVVLEYNPPGGTLGSIIAKLFGEEPEQQIGDDLHRFKMLMETGEIATTAGQPTGRS; from the coding sequence GTGACCATCACATCAACAGATGCGCTGAATCCAAATCAGAGCGAAGCCGGTGAACTTGAACGCTGGGCTTCTCTAATTGGCGGTGGAGCGTTGGTATTAATGGGTTTAAAGCAACGCTCCTTGCGGGGTACACTCATGGCTTTGGCTGGTGGTGGTTTGATGTATCAAGGTGCGACAAAACAAAGCACCATCCAGCAAACACAGGAACTCACGGGGATGAATAAACCAATCAAAGTTGAAAAGACAGTAACAATCAATAAACCAGCTGATGAATTGTACCGTTTTTGGCATAACTTTGAGAATCTCCCCACATTTATGCAGCATCTCAAATCTGTGAAAGTATACAACCAAACTCGTTCTCATTGGATTGCTAACGCACCCTTGGGTAACAGTGTCGAATGGGATGCAGACATATTAGAAGACCGAGAAAATGAATTAATTTCTTGGGCTTCTATTCCAGGTGCAGATATTGAAAATTCCGGCTTTGTACGTTTTCAAAAAGCACCAGGAGAACGGGGTACACAAGTCAAAGTTGTTTTGGAATATAACCCGCCTGGAGGAACTCTGGGATCTATAATCGCTAAACTTTTTGGTGAAGAACCAGAGCAACAAATTGGCGACGACTTACACCGATTCAAAATGTTGATGGAAACAGGAGAAATTGCTACAACCGCAGGTCAACCCACAGGTAGAAGCTAA
- a CDS encoding manganese catalase family protein — translation MFYHAKRLQYFTPPSKPDPVYAKKLQELIGGSLGEMTVMMQYLFQGWNCRGPAKYRDMLLDTGTEEIGHVEMLATMVAYLLDKAPIKSQEDGAKDPVVGAVMGGNNPRDVIMAAAMNPQHNIVSGGGAMPADSVGFPWNGRFIVASGNLLADFRSNLHAESQGLMQAVRLYEMTDDPGIKDHLSFMIARDTMHQNQWLAAIEDLQSEGFEDKVTPKIAHEYGKSEFAYQFWNHSEGNESAEGRWAKGESMDRKGQFEYVANPQPIGPEPNPPQPQPQLHSTPRTRQMQDESASSASMKNRVEIRGSSN, via the coding sequence ATGTTTTATCACGCAAAACGGTTACAGTACTTCACACCACCAAGTAAGCCCGATCCAGTCTATGCCAAAAAACTACAAGAACTCATAGGCGGTAGCTTAGGGGAAATGACCGTGATGATGCAATACCTATTTCAGGGTTGGAACTGTCGCGGCCCTGCTAAATACCGAGATATGCTGCTAGATACAGGTACTGAGGAAATTGGTCACGTCGAGATGCTAGCGACGATGGTTGCTTATCTGCTCGATAAAGCACCAATTAAATCACAAGAAGATGGTGCGAAAGACCCAGTTGTGGGCGCTGTGATGGGCGGTAATAACCCCAGAGATGTGATTATGGCTGCAGCTATGAACCCGCAGCATAACATCGTTTCGGGAGGGGGTGCTATGCCCGCCGATAGCGTTGGCTTCCCCTGGAATGGTCGCTTCATTGTCGCTAGCGGTAACTTATTAGCGGACTTCCGTTCTAATCTCCATGCGGAATCTCAAGGCCTGATGCAAGCTGTACGCTTGTATGAGATGACAGACGACCCAGGAATCAAAGATCATCTCAGCTTCATGATCGCCCGCGACACCATGCATCAAAATCAATGGTTAGCAGCGATTGAAGATTTACAAAGCGAAGGGTTTGAGGACAAAGTTACTCCCAAAATCGCTCATGAATATGGTAAGAGTGAGTTTGCCTATCAATTCTGGAATCATTCAGAAGGTAACGAAAGTGCTGAAGGTCGTTGGGCTAAGGGCGAATCTATGGATAGGAAAGGTCAATTTGAATATGTTGCTAATCCCCAACCGATAGGCCCAGAACCAAATCCACCACAACCACAGCCACAATTACACAGTACGCCTCGAACTAGACAAATGCAAGATGAGAGTGCTAGCTCTGCGTCAATGAAGAATCGTGTTGAGATTCGCGGTTCCTCAAATTAA
- the psb32 gene encoding photosystem II repair protein Psb32: MKQLLNRVFSLKTHLIRLVLPLMIFLASVLVVSPASATSVDQIPSLTAGSGPWVIDQGEVISRSNEGKISGDLEALAKETGNEVRILTVRRLDYGETPETFTKALFTRWFPTPAAQANQTLLMIDTVTNNTAVITGEQVKSLLTDTIAESVANETLLVPLRDGNKYNQAFLDASDRLITVLSGKPDPGAPKIIDKVQVEGTFKKANEAEQSNAIAWVIGLLIAATVIPMATYYIYQVNQPSNDG, encoded by the coding sequence ATGAAACAGCTCCTCAACCGAGTATTTAGTCTCAAAACACATCTCATCCGGCTGGTTTTGCCGTTGATGATTTTTCTTGCTTCTGTGCTAGTCGTCTCACCAGCATCAGCTACGAGCGTCGATCAAATACCTAGCCTGACAGCAGGTAGCGGCCCTTGGGTGATTGATCAAGGTGAAGTCATCAGCCGTTCTAATGAAGGTAAAATTAGCGGCGACTTGGAGGCTTTAGCCAAGGAAACTGGTAACGAAGTCAGAATCCTTACCGTCCGCCGATTAGACTATGGAGAAACACCAGAAACCTTCACCAAAGCACTATTTACCAGATGGTTTCCCACTCCAGCCGCCCAAGCTAATCAAACCCTGCTGATGATTGATACCGTCACCAACAATACCGCCGTCATCACCGGAGAACAGGTCAAATCTTTACTTACCGACACCATCGCCGAAAGCGTAGCGAATGAAACATTACTAGTACCCTTGCGGGATGGCAATAAATATAACCAAGCATTTTTAGATGCTAGCGATCGCTTAATTACCGTCCTCTCTGGTAAACCTGATCCAGGAGCACCCAAAATCATTGACAAAGTACAGGTAGAAGGCACCTTTAAAAAAGCTAACGAAGCCGAACAGAGTAATGCGATCGCCTGGGTGATTGGACTGCTCATCGCCGCCACCGTCATTCCCATGGCCACCTACTATATTTATCAAGTCAATCAACCATCAAATGATGGGTGA
- a CDS encoding IS630 family transposase, protein MLKTLEKHLAPGKCVHYLCQDETRVGLKTLTGKVITASGVKPTVPVKWQRENFWIYGAIEPFTGQHFQQEYPKLNGDYFQQFLNWLSGQLGEDYAILQIDQAPAHVGGAINWPENIIPLLQPPHSPELNPIERLWQYLKKSLHNELFSSLQDLRTRIQQLFAQLTFEQVMSISSYNFILEALFYAASY, encoded by the coding sequence ATCCTCAAGACCCTAGAAAAACATCTAGCGCCAGGAAAATGCGTTCATTATCTGTGTCAAGACGAAACTAGGGTGGGGTTAAAAACTTTAACGGGAAAAGTGATTACGGCTTCTGGAGTCAAACCAACTGTACCCGTGAAATGGCAAAGGGAAAACTTTTGGATTTATGGTGCAATTGAACCATTCACAGGACAACATTTCCAGCAAGAATACCCCAAGCTCAATGGTGACTATTTTCAACAGTTTTTAAACTGGTTATCTGGGCAATTAGGTGAAGATTATGCAATTTTACAAATAGACCAAGCTCCTGCTCATGTCGGTGGTGCAATTAATTGGCCTGAAAATATTATCCCCCTACTTCAACCACCTCACTCTCCAGAATTGAATCCTATTGAAAGGCTTTGGCAGTATCTCAAAAAATCACTTCATAATGAACTTTTTTCTTCTTTGCAAGACTTACGTACTCGCATACAACAATTGTTTGCCCAACTAACATTTGAGCAGGTAATGTCTATCTCCTCTTATAACTTTATTTTAGAAGCTCTTTTCTATGCAGCTTCATATTAA
- a CDS encoding DUF4346 domain-containing protein yields MDLIIEDLAAIDNQLSGRHINLDPSGYFIIYLDREARLICAKHFTNVIDERGLAVDPETGKVIPARGKVERTHVTVFSGRTAKELCVQIFEETQPCPVTLLDHAAYLGREFVRSEVALVTGQEYIQD; encoded by the coding sequence ATGGATTTGATCATTGAAGACTTGGCAGCTATTGATAATCAGCTTTCTGGGCGTCATATTAATCTTGATCCTAGTGGATATTTCATTATTTACTTAGACCGGGAGGCGCGGTTAATTTGTGCCAAGCATTTTACAAATGTGATTGATGAACGGGGTTTAGCTGTTGATCCGGAAACAGGAAAAGTGATTCCTGCACGCGGTAAGGTAGAGCGCACTCACGTGACGGTGTTTAGCGGGAGGACAGCAAAAGAACTGTGTGTGCAGATATTTGAAGAAACTCAGCCCTGTCCGGTGACTTTGTTAGACCATGCTGCTTATTTAGGTCGAGAATTTGTCCGATCTGAGGTGGCTCTGGTGACAGGGCAAGAGTATATTCAAGATTAA
- a CDS encoding tyrosine-type recombinase/integrase, whose product MKNNRNGQSAILTDTDYSKIRKQIKSQKYKLLLDLAWYTGERWGALVKLKVEDCYLNGKPREYINFRAITRKATPDGKRQTRQVPVHPVLAESLSNYTPDSSSGWLFPCRDGDMPITIRWADKILRAAIERLGLTAKGISTHSTRRTFITKLHRNGTDLYTIKKITGHKDFKSLERYVEISADRVKGAIATL is encoded by the coding sequence ATGAAAAATAACCGAAACGGACAATCGGCTATTTTAACTGACACGGACTATTCTAAAATCCGCAAGCAAATTAAAAGTCAAAAATACAAGTTGCTTTTAGATTTAGCTTGGTACACCGGGGAACGGTGGGGGGCACTGGTAAAGCTGAAAGTGGAAGACTGCTACTTAAATGGGAAACCACGGGAATATATTAATTTTCGGGCGATTACTCGCAAGGCAACGCCAGACGGTAAGCGCCAAACAAGACAAGTGCCTGTACACCCTGTACTGGCTGAATCTTTATCTAATTACACTCCAGATTCTAGTTCGGGCTGGCTCTTTCCCTGCCGTGATGGTGACATGCCAATTACGATTCGGTGGGCAGATAAAATTTTACGAGCTGCTATAGAAAGACTGGGTTTGACGGCTAAGGGTATCAGCACTCATTCCACCCGCCGGACTTTCATTACCAAACTGCACCGCAATGGAACTGACCTGTACACGATTAAGAAAATCACTGGTCACAAGGATTTTAAGTCGTTGGAACGTTACGTAGAAATTTCGGCTGATCGTGTTAAGGGGGCGATCGCTACTCTATGA
- a CDS encoding class I SAM-dependent methyltransferase, which produces MQNQTINYSQKYFQSSTFDTDYQTLATIIFALYHPQTVAEFGCGPGHLSRELAKLGVKVIAVDGHSYPDFTGLAVEFHRLDLNDHTAIANFFANKHFDLAICVEVAEHLQPVVSSTLIEWLTLVAPVVIFSAAVPHQGGHGHINLQPREYWHNEFIQREFVVADRIRELLRPISTVAPWYCYNIIDYVQIHHPQAPELSEVIPRLIASESAAASAYYQEYDRRFIAEMHLKYAPVQLYTSIKRLRWLAKRFLGRT; this is translated from the coding sequence ATGCAAAACCAAACCATTAATTACTCACAAAAATATTTTCAAAGTTCAACCTTTGACACCGATTATCAAACTTTAGCAACGATAATTTTTGCACTGTATCATCCGCAAACAGTAGCAGAATTTGGTTGCGGTCCTGGTCATCTCAGTAGAGAATTAGCGAAACTTGGGGTAAAAGTGATAGCGGTAGATGGACATTCTTATCCCGACTTTACAGGATTGGCGGTAGAATTTCATCGTCTAGACTTGAATGATCATACAGCGATCGCTAACTTTTTTGCCAACAAGCACTTTGATTTAGCCATCTGCGTAGAAGTTGCTGAACATTTACAACCAGTAGTATCATCTACTTTAATTGAATGGTTGACTCTGGTCGCACCCGTGGTTATATTTTCCGCAGCAGTTCCTCATCAAGGTGGACATGGACACATCAATCTCCAGCCACGGGAATATTGGCATAATGAATTTATACAACGGGAGTTTGTGGTTGCAGACCGCATTCGTGAACTGTTACGCCCTATCTCCACTGTCGCACCTTGGTATTGTTACAATATCATCGACTACGTACAAATACACCATCCCCAAGCACCAGAATTATCTGAAGTAATTCCGCGTTTAATCGCCTCTGAATCCGCAGCCGCATCAGCTTATTATCAAGAATATGACAGACGATTTATTGCAGAGATGCATCTTAAATATGCGCCTGTGCAACTTTATACATCAATTAAGCGACTACGTTGGTTAGCTAAACGGTTTCTTGGTAGGACATGA
- a CDS encoding helix-turn-helix domain-containing protein, translated as MDKSGQVKKQQDIGKRLAKDTSTVTRWIQKYRSGGLDELLK; from the coding sequence GTGGATAAAAGCGGGCAGGTCAAGAAGCAGCAAGACATTGGAAAACGCTTGGCGAAAGATACTTCAACGGTAACAAGGTGGATACAAAAGTATAGATCGGGTGGGCTAGATGAATTATTGAAATAA
- a CDS encoding winged helix-turn-helix domain-containing protein — translation MEWLKQEQGLDIEYATVYASVRYRLGAKLKVPRPQSYKQDEKLVSEFKKNSVSSSRP, via the coding sequence GTGGAGTGGTTAAAGCAAGAGCAAGGGCTGGATATTGAGTACGCAACGGTTTATGCATCGGTTCGATATCGATTAGGGGCAAAACTAAAAGTCCCACGTCCTCAAAGCTATAAGCAGGATGAAAAGTTAGTATCTGAGTTTAAAAAAAACTCGGTATCATCCTCAAGACCCTAG
- the surE gene encoding 5'/3'-nucleotidase SurE, protein MTLILTNDDGIDAPGIQALFKAVGDKNVIIAAPRDHQSGCGHQVTTTRPINLQRCSETKYAVAGTPADCVRIAITQICQDAKFVLSGINAGGNLGVDAYISGTVAAVREAAMHGIPGIAISHYRKAKQNFDWDLAAKLTAGVLADLLQHPLEAGSFWNVNLPHLQPGAPAPEMVLCQPCTKPLPVNYRVEGDNFYYVGEYGARDRTPGSDVDVCFSGNIAVTKLRV, encoded by the coding sequence ATGACTCTCATCCTCACAAACGACGACGGTATTGATGCTCCTGGTATTCAAGCTTTGTTTAAAGCTGTCGGGGATAAAAATGTGATTATTGCTGCACCTAGAGATCATCAATCTGGTTGTGGACATCAAGTTACTACCACTCGCCCGATCAATTTGCAGCGTTGTTCTGAGACTAAGTATGCTGTGGCGGGGACGCCGGCTGATTGTGTGCGAATCGCGATTACTCAAATTTGCCAGGATGCGAAATTTGTGCTGTCTGGTATCAATGCTGGGGGAAATTTGGGTGTAGATGCGTATATTTCCGGTACTGTGGCGGCTGTGCGAGAAGCAGCGATGCATGGTATTCCGGGAATTGCTATTTCCCATTACCGCAAAGCCAAACAAAATTTTGACTGGGATTTGGCTGCTAAATTGACTGCTGGCGTTTTAGCTGACTTACTCCAGCATCCCTTGGAAGCAGGAAGCTTCTGGAATGTAAATTTGCCACATTTACAACCGGGAGCACCTGCTCCGGAGATGGTGTTATGTCAACCTTGTACCAAGCCTTTACCAGTCAACTACCGAGTTGAGGGTGATAATTTTTATTATGTGGGCGAATATGGTGCGCGCGATCGCACTCCGGGGAGTGATGTTGATGTTTGTTTTTCTGGTAACATTGCTGTCACCAAGTTAAGAGTTTGA
- a CDS encoding glycosyltransferase, with protein sequence MQHFCISAYTPEWRRLYQQADMFVMPSYSEGLPQVFMEAMTAGLPVISTNLPQMQEVIDDGVTGFLIPPGNRDKLAQKMQILIDNPELRIAMGNKAKQVSHLRFDAEKNCYQIENIFQELSAIHLRQEKSNYN encoded by the coding sequence ATTCAACATTTCTGTATCAGCGCCTATACTCCTGAATGGAGAAGACTTTATCAACAAGCAGACATGTTTGTTATGCCTAGCTACAGTGAAGGATTACCCCAAGTTTTTATGGAAGCAATGACAGCAGGTTTACCAGTAATTTCTACAAATTTACCGCAAATGCAAGAGGTAATTGATGATGGGGTGACAGGGTTTCTCATACCACCAGGAAACCGTGATAAATTAGCTCAAAAAATGCAAATATTGATTGATAACCCTGAATTAAGAATAGCAATGGGTAATAAAGCTAAACAAGTTTCGCATCTCAGGTTTGATGCTGAAAAAAATTGTTATCAAATAGAAAATATCTTCCAAGAATTATCTGCAATACATCTGAGACAAGAGAAATCAAATTATAATTAA
- a CDS encoding carbohydrate ABC transporter permease, protein MFIKQRFTPYLFLLPALIILGLTVFWPALQAFYFSFTSYEDIAQPPQWIGFANFFKLWQDAVFWKTLENTFLYLVGVVPILVFAPLGLAILVNQKLRGMNWFRTAYYTPVVISMVVAGIAWKWLYAENGLLNQVFQTLGIFPDGIPWLTSPAKLFGILPISLASVMAVTIWKGLGYYMVIYLAGLQSIPADVYEAAAIDGSDGVRKHWEITLPLMQPYLALVAVISAISATKVFEEVYIMTSGGPLNSSKTIVYYLYEQAFSNLEISYACTIGLVLFLIILGLSVLRLVINQQGGDNISV, encoded by the coding sequence ATGTTTATTAAACAACGATTCACTCCTTATTTGTTTTTATTGCCTGCTTTAATCATTTTAGGCTTGACTGTGTTTTGGCCTGCATTGCAAGCCTTTTATTTCAGCTTTACCAGCTATGAAGATATTGCACAACCGCCGCAATGGATTGGTTTTGCTAATTTCTTTAAGCTTTGGCAAGATGCAGTTTTTTGGAAAACATTAGAAAATACTTTTCTGTATCTTGTGGGTGTGGTGCCCATTTTGGTATTCGCTCCTTTAGGGTTAGCAATTTTGGTCAATCAAAAATTGCGAGGAATGAACTGGTTTAGAACTGCATATTACACCCCTGTGGTGATTTCGATGGTAGTAGCAGGGATAGCTTGGAAGTGGTTGTATGCAGAAAATGGCTTACTTAATCAAGTTTTTCAAACTTTGGGTATCTTTCCAGATGGTATTCCTTGGTTAACTAGCCCGGCTAAATTATTTGGCATTTTGCCAATTTCTCTAGCTAGTGTGATGGCTGTTACTATCTGGAAAGGGCTAGGTTATTATATGGTAATTTATTTAGCGGGATTGCAATCTATTCCCGCTGATGTGTATGAAGCTGCGGCTATTGACGGCTCAGATGGTGTTCGTAAACATTGGGAAATTACTCTACCTTTAATGCAGCCTTATTTAGCTCTGGTAGCGGTAATTTCTGCTATTTCTGCTACCAAGGTTTTTGAGGAAGTATACATCATGACTTCAGGAGGGCCGCTCAATAGCTCAAAAACAATTGTTTATTATCTCTATGAGCAAGCATTCAGTAACTTGGAAATCAGCTATGCTTGCACAATTGGATTAGTGCTATTTTTGATAATTTTGGGTTTATCTGTTTTGCGATTAGTGATTAATCAGCAGGGTGGAGATAATATTAGTGTCTAA
- a CDS encoding DJ-1/PfpI/YhbO family deglycase/protease yields MINDHNKSGKKRVAILIDNGVEDVEFLIPYNAIKQAGMDIVVLGSRVNEKYKGKQGKLTMQADSTTTETTASEFDAVVIPGGMAPDKMRRNPNTVDFVKEAVQQGKLVAAVCHGPQLLIEGDLLKGKQATGFIAIRKDMINAGANYLDEPLVIDGNLITSREPGDLAIFTTAILSRLGYGGKAAALPNEKDKNAEWWKLADAWGGSTKGDITKALNTALAGDRYSLEALQKYSEKESNTAAKSLFQEMIANKQHHIEKLQAYLHHLGEKPSLVANIAEQYAKVKTALTGTDDVYQIRSALGDLQTGIGDISNLSTMITDPVATGIFKEILQDLMQFEQRLVQLYRQYVTANIQPPKPSTGAAVKM; encoded by the coding sequence ATGATCAATGACCACAATAAATCTGGAAAAAAAAGAGTTGCTATTCTCATCGACAACGGCGTCGAAGATGTGGAATTTTTAATTCCTTATAATGCCATCAAACAAGCGGGGATGGATATAGTCGTCCTCGGTTCTCGCGTTAACGAAAAATATAAAGGTAAGCAGGGTAAACTTACCATGCAAGCTGATAGTACAACAACGGAAACTACAGCTAGCGAATTTGATGCAGTGGTAATTCCTGGCGGTATGGCTCCCGATAAAATGCGGCGAAACCCCAACACAGTTGATTTTGTCAAAGAAGCGGTACAACAAGGAAAACTAGTAGCAGCAGTTTGTCACGGCCCCCAACTTTTGATTGAGGGAGATTTACTCAAAGGTAAACAAGCCACCGGCTTCATTGCTATTCGCAAAGACATGATCAATGCAGGTGCAAACTATCTAGATGAACCCCTAGTAATTGATGGTAATTTGATTACCTCCCGTGAACCAGGAGACTTAGCAATTTTCACCACAGCTATATTAAGTCGCCTAGGTTATGGTGGAAAAGCGGCTGCATTACCCAACGAAAAAGATAAAAATGCTGAATGGTGGAAATTAGCTGACGCTTGGGGCGGCTCCACAAAAGGTGATATTACAAAAGCATTGAACACAGCTTTAGCAGGCGATCGCTATTCCTTAGAAGCGCTACAGAAATATAGCGAAAAAGAATCAAATACAGCCGCAAAATCTCTGTTCCAAGAGATGATTGCTAATAAACAACACCACATCGAAAAACTACAAGCTTATCTCCATCATCTAGGAGAAAAGCCCTCTTTAGTTGCGAATATTGCCGAGCAATATGCTAAAGTCAAGACAGCGCTAACAGGCACAGATGACGTATATCAAATACGCTCTGCTTTAGGAGATTTGCAAACAGGAATTGGTGATATCAGTAACTTATCTACAATGATTACTGACCCAGTAGCCACAGGTATTTTCAAAGAAATTCTTCAAGACTTAATGCAATTTGAGCAGCGCTTAGTACAGCTATATCGACAATATGTAACTGCTAACATTCAACCACCTAAGCCCAGCACAGGAGCAGCTGTCAAAATGTAA
- a CDS encoding HupE/UreJ family protein, translating to MLQIELSASATLLRHRHLRSLALLFLISLLTSLTGTPAHSTITNSWEGLIWGMADPVINLDGLVRIVAIGLFSVCISRGTFIAGSFLFTAIFGTFIHLLPASLPDPEIAIAISTIGFGAMLVTSHQFHWVVWALLGAIAGLFHGYTYGASLAGSEIFPLFAYVIGMTLTQYVIAMSAREIYPLLASKIPLAGLAFCAVGIVFLHNSMI from the coding sequence ATGTTACAAATTGAGTTATCAGCATCTGCTACCCTCTTGAGACACCGCCATTTGCGATCGCTCGCACTTCTATTCCTGATCAGCCTCCTGACTTCGTTGACTGGAACACCCGCCCACAGCACGATTACTAACTCTTGGGAAGGGTTGATTTGGGGAATGGCAGATCCTGTGATCAATTTAGATGGTTTAGTGAGGATTGTGGCGATCGGTTTGTTTTCTGTTTGCATTAGTCGCGGAACTTTCATCGCCGGATCTTTCCTATTTACAGCTATTTTTGGCACATTTATTCATCTATTACCGGCGAGTTTACCAGATCCAGAAATAGCGATCGCTATCTCTACTATCGGCTTTGGTGCTATGTTAGTAACTTCCCATCAATTCCATTGGGTTGTCTGGGCATTGCTAGGAGCGATCGCTGGTTTATTTCATGGTTATACTTATGGTGCATCACTCGCAGGCTCGGAAATCTTTCCCCTATTTGCCTATGTAATTGGTATGACTCTAACTCAGTATGTCATTGCCATGAGTGCTAGAGAAATTTATCCTTTATTAGCGAGCAAAATTCCTCTCGCCGGTTTAGCCTTTTGCGCCGTAGGTATCGTGTTTTTACACAACTCAATGATATGA
- a CDS encoding DUF6335 family protein, which translates to MTAKNHNEESKSHDLPQEITESYGTGVKDLPGYNIGGRSIQAERREYTETSPELTGGDVDAYWEDADAVGEEAVGGTAPTPDQNVVDELGIAVGLEMDDYAFLRTNEILEQRDDTRWELDPKSAEDYEERRTVSADDGGDQTGIE; encoded by the coding sequence ATGACGGCAAAAAATCATAACGAAGAGAGCAAATCTCATGACTTACCCCAAGAAATTACCGAGTCTTATGGCACTGGTGTAAAGGACTTGCCAGGGTATAATATTGGTGGGCGATCAATCCAAGCAGAACGGCGTGAATACACGGAAACTAGCCCTGAATTAACGGGTGGTGATGTTGACGCTTATTGGGAAGATGCAGACGCGGTGGGAGAAGAAGCTGTTGGCGGAACTGCGCCTACACCAGACCAAAATGTGGTTGATGAATTGGGAATCGCTGTAGGATTGGAAATGGATGATTACGCATTTTTACGGACAAATGAAATTTTGGAGCAGCGCGATGATACTCGTTGGGAATTAGATCCAAAGTCTGCAGAGGATTATGAGGAACGACGTACTGTGTCTGCTGATGACGGGGGAGATCAGACGGGGATAGAGTAG
- a CDS encoding Arm DNA-binding domain-containing protein, which translates to MNTKQLSLFTLVPVSQIKTVHDPYWDEIEEIAPQHIQEKTDTQQAGTPYNCVGAQVNEDTQLDTVESPVGAQVALDTKKVAPQHDTHWVEKYWVERSGSKYWYYRYCWMTGRKKNRIYLGSANSAIAKNRKADVEAAINDGQTPQEIQHLIHSWRHHSQPNS; encoded by the coding sequence ATGAACACTAAACAGCTCTCCCTATTCACCCTTGTCCCTGTAAGCCAGATTAAGACAGTACATGATCCTTACTGGGATGAAATAGAAGAAATTGCGCCCCAACACATTCAAGAAAAAACTGATACTCAGCAAGCTGGAACTCCGTACAATTGTGTTGGGGCGCAAGTAAACGAAGATACGCAATTAGATACCGTAGAATCTCCTGTTGGGGCGCAAGTTGCATTAGATACTAAAAAAGTTGCGCCCCAACACGATACCCACTGGGTAGAGAAATATTGGGTCGAACGCTCTGGTAGTAAATATTGGTACTATCGCTACTGCTGGATGACTGGCAGGAAGAAAAATCGGATTTATCTTGGCAGTGCAAATAGTGCGATCGCTAAAAATCGAAAGGCAGATGTAGAAGCCGCAATCAACGACGGACAGACACCACAAGAGATTCAACACTTGATTCACTCTTGGCGTCACCATTCGCAACCAAATTCCTAA
- a CDS encoding cupin domain-containing protein, with amino-acid sequence MSDKTVTKIDSAYSPKGQLGQKYLASGKTISMRIWENEQPEEPKQPTAREYETVGYVIKGRAELLIEGQKILLEPGNSWVVPKGASHTYKILESFTAVEATSPPAQIHGRDEN; translated from the coding sequence ATGTCTGATAAAACAGTGACCAAAATTGACTCTGCTTATTCTCCTAAAGGTCAACTTGGTCAAAAATATCTCGCCTCCGGTAAAACCATTTCTATGCGAATATGGGAAAACGAACAACCGGAAGAACCAAAACAGCCAACAGCAAGAGAATATGAAACTGTTGGTTATGTCATCAAAGGTCGCGCCGAACTGCTCATTGAAGGACAAAAAATACTCCTTGAACCAGGAAATTCCTGGGTAGTACCCAAAGGCGCGTCCCACACTTACAAAATCCTCGAGTCATTCACCGCAGTCGAAGCAACCAGCCCACCGGCACAAATCCACGGCCGCGACGAAAATTAA